One Hippea jasoniae genomic region harbors:
- a CDS encoding glycosyltransferase family protein has translation MKKSELIKSLKENSIELSQSDKEYLLENLDLSKADDLIIYYLITKNKELFRQKYFEMDNAEIVTNRQLFKVLFETNSEYIDVLGKFFYGNTYKNATTYKKKEFLIKFFHVRLEYIDKEFAMFYPILKKLLYSEIKSKNDEMVFFLYAPLTISFIHENKTSNERKRFNREIDSKISKFIKNTMIKKYNIKPVQDGYSNKKKKVGFLIDRAVLHSPNNVAKELFKVLGSLKDENYEFYILNIEFCDLGPGLKKDEDILKSTGLKYINFHKELNCINSAYYNQVQKALKIRDFIINEKFDILIANGILHPTVHFLFITRTAPRQIYWSHGNCAIDFEGIDERISHFSQECKDYEWKIFSIPFSKEELVGSEEEKKEGLKLKKQLLEKYGQDTVILGTIGRLVKIDNDEYIKTVAEIMKENSNTIYLACGSGNNEGIKEKIKKYGIPEDRFIFTGFINKHVYGWVIDVYLAPFYFAAGQALQEFLAKGGLAVQLERK, from the coding sequence ATGAAAAAAAGCGAGCTTATTAAGTCATTAAAAGAAAACAGTATAGAATTAAGCCAAAGCGATAAAGAGTATCTTCTGGAAAACCTTGATTTAAGCAAAGCAGATGATTTGATTATTTATTATCTCATAACTAAAAATAAGGAATTATTTAGGCAGAAGTATTTTGAAATGGATAATGCCGAAATTGTAACCAATCGACAGTTATTCAAGGTTCTATTTGAAACAAATAGCGAATATATAGATGTTTTGGGTAAGTTTTTCTATGGCAATACATATAAGAATGCTACTACTTACAAGAAAAAGGAGTTTTTGATTAAGTTTTTTCATGTGAGATTAGAATACATAGATAAAGAATTTGCTATGTTTTATCCGATACTCAAAAAACTCCTATATAGCGAAATAAAATCCAAAAATGATGAGATGGTATTTTTTCTGTATGCGCCTTTAACTATTTCTTTTATTCATGAGAATAAAACATCTAATGAACGCAAAAGGTTTAACAGAGAAATAGACAGCAAAATATCAAAATTTATAAAAAATACAATGATAAAAAAATACAACATAAAACCTGTACAAGACGGTTATAGTAATAAAAAGAAGAAGGTAGGTTTTTTAATAGATAGGGCTGTTTTACACTCACCAAATAATGTGGCAAAAGAGTTATTTAAAGTATTGGGTAGTTTAAAAGATGAAAATTATGAGTTTTACATTTTAAATATAGAGTTTTGTGATTTGGGTCCCGGTCTAAAAAAGGATGAGGATATATTAAAATCGACAGGGCTTAAATACATAAACTTTCATAAAGAGTTAAACTGTATAAATTCAGCTTATTACAATCAGGTTCAGAAAGCCTTAAAGATAAGAGATTTTATAATTAATGAAAAGTTTGATATTTTAATAGCAAACGGCATATTGCATCCAACTGTGCATTTTTTATTTATAACAAGAACAGCCCCAAGGCAAATCTATTGGTCGCATGGTAATTGCGCCATAGATTTTGAGGGTATAGATGAAAGAATCTCGCATTTTTCTCAAGAATGCAAAGATTATGAATGGAAAATATTTAGTATTCCTTTCTCAAAGGAAGAACTTGTTGGAAGCGAAGAAGAGAAAAAAGAGGGTTTAAAACTAAAAAAACAACTGCTTGAAAAATATGGGCAGGATACGGTAATTTTAGGAACAATAGGTAGATTGGTTAAGATTGATAATGATGAATATATAAAAACAGTGGCCGAGATAATGAAGGAAAACTCAAATACAATATATCTTGCCTGCGGCAGTGGGAATAACGAAGGCATTAAAGAAAAAATTAAAAAATACGGTATCCCTGAAGATAGATTTATTTTTACGGGTTTTATAAATAAACATGTTTATGGGTGGGTGATAGATGTATATCTTGCACCTTTCTATTTTGCGGCTGGTCAGGCACTGCAAGAATTTCTTGCAAAAGGTGGACTTGCAGTGCAGCTTGAAAGAAAATAG
- a CDS encoding HI0074 family nucleotidyltransferase substrate-binding subunit: MREILNDKLNYFYSALSRLKEALNEKESELAVDGTIKRFEFTFEMGWKTVKKFLLYEGIKCTSPRDCIKKAYQNGYINHEKEWVEILNDRNLILHIYDEDTAKMIYNRIKKVYLNEFELLYKALRVRFSEIERECEKE; the protein is encoded by the coding sequence ATGAGAGAAATTCTAAATGATAAGTTGAATTATTTTTACTCTGCTTTATCAAGGCTAAAGGAAGCTTTAAATGAGAAAGAAAGCGAGCTTGCCGTTGATGGCACTATAAAAAGGTTTGAGTTTACATTTGAGATGGGATGGAAAACAGTGAAGAAATTTTTACTGTATGAGGGAATAAAATGCACCTCACCAAGGGATTGTATAAAAAAGGCTTACCAGAATGGCTATATCAATCATGAAAAAGAGTGGGTAGAAATACTTAATGATAGAAACCTGATATTGCATATATATGATGAAGATACCGCTAAGATGATATACAATCGAATCAAGAAAGTCTATTTAAATGAATTTGAGTTGTTGTATAAAGCGTTGAGAGTTAGGTTTTCTGAAATAGAAAGGGAATGTGAGAAAGAATAA
- a CDS encoding nucleotidyltransferase family protein → MKNIKEAKLNLSIELINQLVDIIISEVDVEKIAIFGSMARGDFTQSSDIDVALFGVDRGNVMLVRDRLNEKLNTLRDVDLVVFEELKNDALKSKILKEGVVVYERNSK, encoded by the coding sequence ATGAAGAATATTAAAGAGGCTAAATTGAATTTATCTATAGAGCTTATCAATCAACTTGTTGATATTATTATCTCTGAAGTTGATGTTGAAAAAATAGCTATTTTTGGTTCCATGGCAAGAGGTGATTTTACACAAAGCAGCGATATAGATGTTGCTTTATTTGGTGTAGACAGAGGCAATGTTATGCTTGTAAGAGATAGATTAAATGAAAAATTAAATACATTAAGGGATGTTGATCTTGTTGTGTTTGAAGAACTAAAAAACGATGCTTTAAAAAGCAAGATTTTAAAAGAGGGTGTTGTGGTTTATGAGAGAAATTCTAAATGA
- a CDS encoding nucleotidyltransferase family protein: MKIRLTQEELEIINKTAREVFGECEVYIFGSRLKDKKGGDIDIFIIANDKSGWFRKKIKLAAKLENLLGKPVDVVVSKDKERVIEKEALKGIRI; encoded by the coding sequence TTGAAGATAAGGTTAACTCAAGAAGAACTTGAAATAATAAATAAGACTGCTCGTGAAGTTTTTGGTGAATGCGAAGTATATATTTTTGGAAGCAGACTAAAAGACAAAAAAGGTGGTGACATTGATATTTTTATAATTGCAAACGACAAAAGCGGCTGGTTTAGAAAAAAGATAAAATTAGCTGCGAAACTTGAAAATTTGCTTGGAAAGCCGGTTGATGTTGTGGTAAGCAAAGATAAAGAGAGAGTTATCGAAAAAGAAGCATTAAAGGGTATAAGGATTTAG